One segment of Stomatobaculum sp. F0698 DNA contains the following:
- a CDS encoding Fic family protein, with protein MSETYQPPFRMTEEITNLIVEIGQYVGSITTYESMHRNPVLRRENRIKSIYSSLAIEQNTLSLDQVSDVINGKRVLGPPEDIREVKNAYEAYERVSELDPYSVKNLLYAHKLMTEGLVKEAGRFRSGNVGVYAGDRLIHVGTPARYVPELVSQLMTWLKESKYHPLVKSCIFHYEFEFIHPFADGNGRTGRLWQSLILRKWNELFAWLPVETLVHENQEEYYRVLQKADNAGDSTEFVEFMLGMIRNALKELRDNQTKGTNEANAEANEANCEANEAKRGTIEDQILRLIRANPKISQTRIAEELGVSRSTIQRAFGKLIENGWVRRSGGTRGSWIIQEKH; from the coding sequence ATGAGCGAAACATATCAGCCGCCGTTTCGTATGACGGAGGAAATTACAAACTTAATCGTTGAGATTGGTCAATATGTCGGCTCGATTACAACGTATGAGTCTATGCACCGAAATCCGGTTCTTCGAAGAGAAAACCGGATTAAATCCATCTATTCTTCATTGGCGATTGAACAGAATACACTGTCTCTTGATCAGGTCAGTGATGTAATCAATGGGAAACGTGTACTTGGCCCGCCGGAGGATATCCGGGAAGTGAAGAATGCGTACGAAGCATATGAGCGTGTTTCCGAGCTTGATCCGTACAGTGTTAAGAATCTGCTCTATGCCCATAAGCTGATGACGGAAGGGCTGGTAAAAGAAGCCGGGAGATTCCGCAGCGGCAATGTCGGCGTATATGCCGGGGACCGCTTGATTCATGTCGGCACACCGGCAAGATATGTTCCCGAGCTGGTGTCGCAGTTAATGACCTGGCTAAAGGAATCCAAATACCATCCGCTGGTAAAAAGCTGCATCTTCCACTATGAGTTTGAATTCATTCATCCCTTTGCGGATGGGAACGGACGAACCGGAAGGCTCTGGCAGTCGCTGATCCTTCGGAAATGGAATGAGCTGTTTGCGTGGCTGCCGGTGGAAACTCTGGTGCATGAGAATCAGGAAGAATACTACCGTGTACTGCAGAAGGCAGACAACGCGGGAGATTCCACAGAGTTTGTGGAGTTCATGCTGGGCATGATCCGCAATGCACTGAAGGAATTGCGTGACAATCAGACCAAGGGTACCAATGAAGCCAATGCTGAAGCAAATGAAGCTAATTGTGAAGCCAATGAAGCGAAACGCGGGACAATCGAGGATCAAATCCTGCGGCTCATTCGGGCAAATCCTAAAATCTCGCAGACACGGATTGCGGAAGAGCTCGGCGTTTCCCGCTCTACGATTCAAAGAGCCTTTGGCAAGCTGATTGAGAACGGATGGGTTCGGAGAAGCGGCGGAACACGGGGATCATGGATCATACAGGAGAAACACTGA
- a CDS encoding helix-turn-helix domain-containing protein translates to MTRISDETRRKVVRAHIQDGRTITSLVAEYGISRATVSNWVRSYCEECQNNDEEKSQLEMMEELHRLRREKLAKQLKEYREYDEKLAHLALSRIQMNLDDGVKKNYRKIQTANDGKFYEVLADSKSIMSKE, encoded by the coding sequence ATGACTCGAATATCAGACGAAACCAGACGAAAAGTTGTTCGTGCACACATTCAGGACGGGCGCACGATTACCAGCCTTGTGGCTGAGTACGGCATATCCAGAGCCACCGTTTCCAACTGGGTACGCTCGTATTGCGAAGAATGCCAAAACAATGATGAGGAGAAGTCTCAGCTGGAGATGATGGAAGAACTTCATCGTCTCCGGCGTGAAAAGCTGGCCAAGCAGTTGAAGGAATACCGGGAATACGATGAGAAGCTGGCACACCTCGCACTGTCTCGCATTCAAATGAATCTGGATGACGGTGTAAAGAAGAATTACCGTAAGATCCAGACCGCAAATGACGGAAAGTTCTACGAGGTTCTTGCGGATTCAAAGAGCATCATGTCGAAGGAATGA